A genomic window from Microbacterium sp. H1-D42 includes:
- a CDS encoding carbohydrate binding domain-containing protein — MIPRSRTLVGVAAAALIVTTLANPLQTDESAVAATDPDANLLVDASFESGATLAELDGWAPWSTRSSDYFKVSTSNTTVGAQSLHVDDTSTSYGGGVISTAMPVEERTAYEVNLEVYKVSGSFSVWTYFLDDSGTQLASSWQTVRTEEDKWERAFLDFDSPAGAAQAQIMIYAGNAPVVDAYLDDVYFGLKGESGHERPVPPSVPDLVVANDPNLTYTGTPVGSRITKNAVIGQEGGVWMSYGVFKGVESTGYPATLVVARLDDGEIVRRVPLPGSGFAQEIRRSSDGRIYVATDGDYSLWVYDPETTKARRIGVINPSTPADGYTWSMAAGHDGEMYLGTYPKGLLFRYDPVTDVIANLGAVDSSQKYIHGLAFDQERGYLYVGAGGSSAQIWKVAPDGTKTALLNEQTAPGSTTESFASTFTFVDDRLFARISNQIIVIGADDQVQYWKGDGPEMHGYWVTPRPDQPEHYIYVFGRTFWEFDATNGTRRDLGIPANGYLNDGYWVESDEAGWEGWTLIASTSKGVIRVNPAKGVSDSHSITYATPTSVQRLFTGPDSMYASGYLIGLAPFDEETGTPGDSLQSGQYESAVNRDGKLLLGAYGHAKLMEYDPATGAAPRQVYSLEDEGQDRPFGLAYDAETDSTYMGSVGAYGKNQGALTRYDFASGERTTYTTEIVTDQSVVSVLAHDGLVYIGTTIDGALAAPTSGQTQGHFIVWDPKTETVVRDLVPVEGDEGITGLIVGPDGLIWGVSEDTVFKYDPATEEIVYSEKLLRHRYGSGTVWAWANLAIGADGDVYGSNRFSFFRIDPETMAYTDIVPTTVTGSPLMNAVADADGDIFFSHGPYVFRYDVARGERACTVQLDKVVSGGLVVAGGDVVCGADVTIQGSVTVAEGSELRLERSTVRGGLTADGATAVSIIGSRISGATAITNARGPVVFVGNDVRGALMCGGNVAGVDDQGEPNAISGAVQGCSLK; from the coding sequence ATGATTCCCCGATCAAGAACGCTGGTGGGAGTGGCCGCGGCTGCGCTCATCGTGACGACGCTCGCCAACCCGCTCCAGACCGACGAATCCGCGGTTGCCGCAACCGACCCGGATGCGAATCTGCTCGTCGATGCGAGCTTCGAATCGGGCGCCACGCTCGCCGAACTCGACGGCTGGGCCCCGTGGTCGACTCGCAGCAGCGACTACTTCAAGGTCTCGACTTCGAACACCACCGTCGGCGCGCAGAGCCTGCATGTCGACGACACATCGACGTCGTACGGCGGGGGCGTGATCAGCACCGCGATGCCGGTCGAGGAGCGGACCGCGTACGAGGTCAATCTCGAGGTGTACAAGGTGTCCGGCAGCTTCAGCGTCTGGACGTACTTCCTCGACGATAGCGGCACGCAGTTGGCGTCCAGCTGGCAGACGGTGCGCACCGAGGAGGACAAGTGGGAGCGCGCGTTCCTCGACTTCGACTCGCCAGCCGGGGCCGCTCAGGCGCAGATCATGATCTACGCCGGCAACGCGCCAGTCGTCGACGCGTACCTTGACGACGTCTACTTCGGACTGAAAGGCGAATCCGGGCACGAGCGTCCGGTTCCGCCGTCGGTGCCCGACCTCGTCGTCGCGAACGATCCGAACCTGACGTACACGGGAACGCCGGTCGGCAGCAGGATCACCAAGAACGCGGTGATCGGTCAAGAGGGCGGTGTCTGGATGAGCTATGGGGTCTTCAAGGGCGTCGAGTCGACAGGGTATCCGGCGACCCTGGTCGTGGCGCGTCTGGACGACGGTGAGATCGTGCGCAGGGTGCCGCTGCCGGGATCCGGCTTCGCCCAGGAGATCCGCCGATCGAGCGACGGCAGGATCTACGTCGCTACCGACGGGGACTACAGCCTGTGGGTGTATGACCCTGAGACGACGAAGGCCCGCAGGATCGGGGTGATCAATCCGTCCACCCCCGCAGACGGCTACACGTGGTCGATGGCCGCCGGACACGACGGTGAGATGTACCTCGGCACCTACCCGAAGGGACTGCTGTTCCGCTATGACCCGGTGACCGACGTCATCGCGAACCTGGGCGCGGTCGACTCCAGCCAGAAGTACATCCACGGACTCGCTTTCGATCAGGAGCGGGGCTACCTGTACGTCGGTGCGGGTGGGAGCAGCGCACAGATCTGGAAGGTGGCGCCGGATGGCACGAAAACCGCGCTGTTGAACGAGCAGACCGCGCCTGGCTCCACGACCGAATCGTTCGCCTCGACCTTCACGTTCGTCGACGACCGGCTGTTCGCGCGCATCTCCAACCAGATCATCGTGATCGGCGCCGACGATCAGGTGCAGTACTGGAAGGGCGATGGCCCTGAGATGCACGGTTACTGGGTGACGCCCCGACCGGATCAGCCGGAGCACTATATCTACGTGTTCGGGAGGACGTTCTGGGAGTTCGACGCCACCAATGGCACACGCCGCGATCTGGGCATCCCGGCGAATGGTTACCTGAACGACGGGTACTGGGTGGAGTCCGATGAAGCGGGCTGGGAGGGATGGACGCTGATCGCCTCCACCAGCAAGGGCGTGATCAGGGTGAACCCGGCGAAGGGCGTATCGGATTCGCACAGCATCACCTATGCGACCCCGACCAGTGTGCAGCGACTGTTCACCGGCCCCGACTCGATGTACGCATCCGGCTACCTGATCGGTCTCGCGCCGTTCGACGAGGAGACCGGCACACCAGGTGATTCGCTGCAGTCCGGACAGTACGAGAGCGCCGTCAACCGGGACGGCAAGCTGCTGCTCGGCGCGTACGGACATGCCAAGCTCATGGAGTACGACCCGGCGACCGGTGCGGCGCCCCGCCAGGTGTACTCCCTCGAGGATGAGGGGCAGGATCGTCCGTTCGGCCTCGCCTACGACGCCGAGACCGACAGCACGTACATGGGCAGCGTCGGCGCCTACGGAAAGAACCAGGGCGCGCTCACCCGCTACGACTTCGCCAGTGGCGAGCGCACCACGTACACCACCGAGATCGTCACGGATCAGTCCGTGGTGAGCGTGCTCGCGCACGACGGTCTGGTCTACATCGGCACGACGATCGACGGGGCGCTCGCGGCGCCGACTTCCGGGCAGACACAGGGCCACTTCATCGTGTGGGATCCGAAGACCGAGACGGTGGTTCGCGACCTCGTGCCAGTGGAGGGGGACGAGGGCATCACCGGGCTCATCGTCGGCCCTGATGGGCTCATCTGGGGAGTCTCCGAGGACACCGTGTTCAAGTACGACCCGGCGACGGAGGAGATCGTCTACTCCGAGAAGCTCCTCCGTCATCGGTACGGCTCGGGAACCGTATGGGCGTGGGCGAATCTCGCGATCGGCGCCGACGGTGACGTCTACGGCTCCAACCGGTTCTCGTTCTTCCGGATCGATCCTGAGACGATGGCCTACACCGACATCGTTCCCACGACGGTGACGGGCTCACCGCTGATGAATGCCGTCGCGGATGCTGACGGAGACATCTTCTTCTCCCACGGGCCGTACGTGTTCCGCTACGACGTGGCACGCGGTGAGAGGGCGTGCACGGTGCAACTCGACAAGGTCGTCTCCGGCGGCCTGGTCGTGGCCGGCGGCGACGTGGTGTGCGGCGCTGACGTCACGATACAGGGCAGCGTCACAGTCGCTGAAGGCAGCGAGCTGCGCCTCGAGCGCAGCACCGTGCGCGGCGGACTCACCGCCGATGGCGCGACGGCAGTGAGCATCATCGGATCCCGCATCTCGGGCGCCACTGCAATCACCAACGCGCGTGGTCCAGTTGTGTTCGTCGGCAACGACGTGCGGGGTGCACTGATGTGCGGCGGCAATGTCGCAGGCGTTGACGATCAGGGGGAGCCGAACGCGATCTCCGGCGCCGTGCAAGGCTGCTCGCTGAAGTGA
- a CDS encoding DUF4127 family protein, translated as MSAQDPHPTRIAVLPPDERPNTAGYAQQIGACCGAEVILPPAPLMPRFREPADRDALAAWLREIDPSADAHVISLDLLVHGGLVPSRLTHDRLGDAIPRLEVLRELSAPISAYQVVTRLPHYDNSSRSRQEPEYWSTHGRKMFALSQAWDRYARGEVETDEVDTALADVPTEFRHDLVLRRLRNHAVNLAALELAAEGTVTDLMLTSDDTAPRGLPAGDRAALSTWNQRLETGALLYPGADEVPSVLVARAVASARGITPRIYVCSPDAEGLQRTALYEDAPIDVGIDRQIRALGAERVGSAGDADLVLMVHAPSMEPGDWTGAPITQDSTAASALVAAETIDHIAAGRRVALADVRYANGSDPTLLTMLDEACALSRLEAYGGWNTAGNTVGTTLAAGVSALLDDGETATAARRRFLFAKIIEDGYYLPTLRVQLQQEFRDRGLAEPPLDELPALGERVARDVTSWASGVHALRGVQVTNVSWPREYLFTIDFDVDAERAP; from the coding sequence ATGAGCGCACAAGACCCTCACCCGACGCGTATCGCGGTGCTGCCACCTGACGAACGGCCCAACACCGCCGGATACGCGCAGCAGATCGGCGCGTGCTGCGGAGCCGAGGTCATCCTGCCTCCTGCGCCACTGATGCCCCGCTTCCGAGAGCCCGCGGATCGCGATGCCCTGGCCGCTTGGCTGCGTGAGATCGACCCCTCCGCGGATGCCCACGTGATCTCTCTCGACCTGCTGGTGCACGGTGGGCTGGTGCCATCGCGACTGACGCACGACCGCCTCGGCGACGCGATCCCGAGGCTCGAGGTGCTCCGCGAACTGAGCGCACCGATCTCGGCATATCAGGTGGTCACCCGACTGCCCCACTACGACAACTCGAGCCGCAGCAGGCAGGAGCCCGAGTACTGGAGCACCCATGGCCGCAAGATGTTCGCACTCTCCCAGGCCTGGGACCGCTATGCGCGCGGCGAGGTGGAGACCGACGAGGTCGACACCGCGCTGGCCGACGTCCCCACCGAGTTCCGGCACGACCTGGTGCTGCGTCGGCTGCGCAATCATGCGGTGAACCTCGCAGCGCTCGAACTCGCCGCCGAAGGTACGGTCACGGATCTGATGCTCACCTCCGATGACACCGCTCCCCGCGGACTCCCCGCCGGCGATCGCGCCGCCCTGAGCACGTGGAACCAGCGACTCGAAACCGGTGCACTGCTGTATCCCGGCGCCGACGAGGTTCCGAGCGTTCTCGTCGCGCGCGCCGTGGCCAGTGCACGCGGAATCACGCCGCGAATCTATGTGTGCAGTCCGGACGCCGAGGGCCTGCAGCGCACGGCACTGTACGAGGACGCGCCTATCGATGTCGGAATCGACAGGCAGATTCGCGCTCTGGGCGCTGAGCGCGTCGGGTCTGCCGGCGACGCCGACCTTGTGCTGATGGTTCACGCTCCGTCCATGGAACCCGGCGACTGGACCGGGGCGCCGATCACGCAGGACAGCACGGCGGCGAGCGCGCTGGTCGCTGCCGAGACCATCGATCACATCGCCGCCGGCCGTCGGGTCGCACTCGCCGATGTGCGCTATGCGAACGGCTCCGACCCCACCCTGCTCACCATGCTCGACGAGGCGTGCGCGCTCAGCCGCTTGGAGGCCTATGGCGGCTGGAACACGGCGGGGAACACTGTGGGCACCACATTGGCGGCCGGGGTGAGCGCGCTGCTGGACGATGGCGAGACGGCGACGGCCGCGCGTCGGCGCTTCCTGTTCGCGAAGATCATCGAGGATGGCTACTACCTGCCGACGCTGCGCGTGCAGTTGCAGCAGGAGTTCCGCGACCGCGGTCTCGCAGAGCCTCCCCTCGACGAGCTGCCCGCGCTCGGCGAACGGGTCGCGCGGGATGTCACTTCTTGGGCATCCGGAGTCCACGCGCTCCGCGGAGTGCAGGTGACGAACGTATCGTGGCCGAGGGAGTACCTGTTCACCATCGACTTCGACGTGGATGCTGAGCGCGCTCCGTGA